One Methanobacterium sp. DNA window includes the following coding sequences:
- a CDS encoding glycosyltransferase family 2 protein: MTQVTVLIPAYNEEISLGSIVLSAKKYADTIIVVDDGSSDRTSEIARLAGAEVIKHPLNQGKGAALRTGFKAIKSLGLGAGKSDIIVTMDSDGQHNPEEIPKIIRPIEDGEADIVNGSRYIEGKEKNTPIYRRFGQTVLDTATNVGSGIPITDSQSGFRAFAASTVPTFRFSCADFGIESEMLIDAANAGLKIKEVKIGVRYDVDSSTKNPLFHGLEVLVNILNDIEFQRPLVYFTLPGGIIIIIGLMLGLAFFRDYVTGLSTNLAATILSILLTLGGAFLALTGIILDSMSRMINKMQNKPSINIIHPDETNFKSTIKDQK; encoded by the coding sequence ATGACCCAAGTAACAGTGCTAATACCTGCTTATAATGAAGAAATATCCCTAGGAAGTATTGTACTCAGCGCTAAAAAGTATGCAGATACAATAATAGTGGTTGATGACGGTAGCAGCGATAGAACATCAGAAATAGCCAGACTTGCAGGGGCTGAAGTAATAAAACACCCTTTAAATCAGGGTAAAGGTGCAGCACTTAGAACAGGTTTTAAAGCCATCAAATCCTTAGGTCTTGGGGCAGGAAAATCAGATATTATTGTCACAATGGATTCTGATGGACAGCATAATCCTGAAGAGATACCCAAAATTATAAGGCCTATTGAAGATGGAGAAGCAGATATAGTAAATGGCAGTCGTTACATTGAAGGTAAAGAGAAAAATACACCTATTTACAGGAGATTTGGTCAAACTGTACTGGATACAGCTACTAATGTAGGTAGTGGTATTCCCATTACTGATAGTCAAAGTGGTTTTCGAGCATTTGCCGCTTCTACGGTGCCTACTTTTAGATTTAGTTGTGCAGATTTTGGTATTGAAAGTGAAATGTTAATAGATGCTGCAAATGCAGGACTCAAAATAAAAGAAGTTAAAATTGGAGTAAGGTACGATGTAGATAGTTCCACAAAAAATCCATTATTTCACGGTCTGGAAGTCTTAGTAAACATTTTAAATGATATAGAGTTCCAAAGACCGTTAGTTTATTTCACATTACCTGGAGGTATAATCATTATCATAGGTTTAATGCTAGGCCTTGCTTTCTTTAGAGATTATGTTACAGGTTTAAGTACAAATTTAGCCGCTACAATATTATCAATTCTACTCACGCTGGGAGGGGCATTTTTAGCACTTACTGGCATAATTTTAGATTCAATGTCTAGAATGATAAATAAAATGCAAAACAAACCCTCAATTAACATAATTCACCCCGATGAAACTAACTTTAAATCCACTATTAAAGATCAAAAATAA
- a CDS encoding CopG family ribbon-helix-helix protein produces the protein MPIISISLNEKLLEEIDKIKDEIGFSGRSDVIRASARLLIFDNKEKEELEGEINSILVLIHKQEAEDKVTEIKHDFEDIINTQIHSHLKDNACLELFILEGDANRTKKLSKKFQTSRKIDYVKLIVV, from the coding sequence ATGCCTATTATCAGTATATCCTTAAATGAAAAATTACTGGAAGAAATTGATAAAATAAAGGATGAAATCGGATTTTCAGGAAGATCTGATGTAATTAGAGCAAGTGCAAGACTGTTAATTTTTGATAATAAAGAAAAAGAAGAATTAGAAGGTGAAATTAATTCCATACTTGTACTTATTCATAAACAGGAAGCTGAAGATAAGGTAACAGAAATAAAGCATGATTTTGAAGATATTATCAACACTCAAATACACAGCCACTTAAAGGATAATGCCTGCCTAGAACTTTTTATTTTAGAAGGAGACGCAAATAGAACTAAGAAATTATCAAAAAAATTTCAAACCAGCCGAAAAATTGATTATGTAAAACTTATCGTTGTTTAA
- a CDS encoding ABC transporter ATP-binding protein translates to MTAEALNLNGVYVNLNNIPILEDINLSVNENDFIAIIGPNGGGKTTLLKAVLGLTKLYKGNIKVFGKNPSDGRKFIGYLPQHPFFDHSFPINVYDVALMGRYRGLFKNYENRDKKAVDNALNAVEMFEFKDRQISELSGGQLQRVFIARAIAREPKLLLLDEPTASVDPEMQRSFYDLLSSLKDKMTIILITHDVGVVSSYVDKIACLNMKLFYHGHPEDSASGIEAAYHCPIELIGHGVPHRVFKKH, encoded by the coding sequence ATGACTGCGGAAGCTCTTAATTTAAATGGAGTTTATGTTAATTTGAATAATATACCTATTCTTGAAGATATAAACCTTTCAGTTAATGAAAATGATTTCATTGCCATAATTGGTCCAAATGGTGGTGGAAAAACTACTCTTTTAAAAGCAGTTTTAGGATTAACTAAATTATATAAAGGAAATATAAAAGTTTTTGGTAAAAATCCAAGTGACGGGCGAAAATTTATCGGTTATCTTCCCCAACATCCTTTTTTTGACCATAGTTTTCCTATTAATGTGTATGATGTAGCTTTAATGGGACGATACAGGGGTTTATTTAAAAATTATGAAAATAGAGATAAAAAAGCTGTTGATAACGCTTTAAATGCTGTAGAAATGTTTGAATTTAAGGATAGGCAGATAAGTGAGTTATCAGGAGGGCAGCTTCAAAGAGTGTTTATTGCAAGAGCCATTGCTAGAGAGCCAAAGTTACTTTTACTTGATGAACCTACTGCAAGTGTTGATCCTGAAATGCAAAGATCTTTTTATGACCTTTTATCATCTCTAAAGGATAAAATGACCATAATACTTATAACCCATGATGTAGGTGTGGTTTCATCCTATGTGGATAAGATTGCATGTCTTAATATGAAATTATTTTATCATGGGCATCCTGAAGACTCTGCAAGCGGGATTGAAGCTGCATATCACTGCCCTATAGAATTAATTGGTCATGGCGTTCCTCATAGGGTGTTTAAAAAGCATTGA
- a CDS encoding metal ABC transporter permease: MFEFLQYGFMQNAFIAAVLVSVACGMVGTYVVVKKIVSISGAISHAAFGGIGLGYLIGINPIVAAIPFSLLTAVSIGLINERVKISEDTAIGILWSVGMALGVIFISLSPGYAPDLFSYLFGSILTVPYFDLTLMFILDLIILSTILLFHKEFLAISFDEEFSKVVGVPSESLYILLLCLVALSVVVLIKVVGVILVIALLSIPAAISKQFTYKIKNIMVLSIILGIILTFTGLWLSFVFDLASGATIVIVLGLAFLISIFLKKYW, translated from the coding sequence ATGTTTGAATTTCTTCAATATGGATTTATGCAAAATGCATTTATTGCCGCTGTTTTAGTCAGTGTAGCTTGCGGAATGGTTGGTACATATGTTGTTGTTAAAAAAATTGTTTCAATTAGTGGTGCAATTTCACATGCAGCTTTTGGCGGTATTGGTTTAGGTTATTTAATTGGAATAAATCCCATTGTCGCTGCTATTCCCTTCAGCCTGTTAACTGCAGTAAGCATTGGATTAATTAATGAAAGGGTTAAAATTAGTGAAGATACTGCTATTGGAATTTTATGGAGTGTTGGAATGGCTTTGGGTGTTATATTTATTAGTTTAAGCCCAGGATACGCTCCAGATCTATTTAGCTATTTATTTGGAAGTATTCTTACAGTTCCCTACTTTGATCTTACACTAATGTTTATTTTAGATCTTATAATTCTGTCTACTATTTTATTATTTCACAAAGAGTTTCTTGCAATCTCCTTTGATGAAGAATTTTCTAAAGTAGTTGGAGTTCCATCAGAAAGCCTGTATATTCTCCTTTTATGTCTTGTTGCCCTTAGTGTAGTTGTACTCATTAAAGTTGTGGGAGTTATACTCGTTATTGCTCTTTTAAGCATTCCTGCAGCCATAAGTAAACAATTTACATATAAAATAAAAAATATAATGGTTTTATCTATAATTTTAGGAATAATACTTACATTTACAGGTTTATGGTTATCTTTCGTGTTTGATTTAGCTTCAGGGGCAACAATAGTAATTGTTTTAGGATTAGCATTTTTAATTTCTATCTTTTTAAAAAAATATTGGTAG
- a CDS encoding zinc ABC transporter substrate-binding protein, translating to MEKRRIIIIFALIIGILLLGSVIYYASPSKSASNEGKISLIVTVPPQAEFAEKIGGDKVKVTVMVPPGANPHTYEPLPEQLKEVSNAQIYAQVGSGIEFENVWMEKINSMNKNIVIINCSNGITFISNNETSSEHSEGLKNQYDTHVWVSPKNAKTIVENIYKTLVQIDPANRDYYTSNKDKYLKELDNTDKKINESISGNKNRIIMVYHPSWGYFCRDYGLTQVAIEKNGKEPSPQEIATLIDIAQKDNIKIIFISPQFSRKSADMIASEIGGQVIVIDDMDKNYISNLNNVAEAFKKALN from the coding sequence ATGGAAAAAAGAAGAATAATAATCATTTTTGCACTTATTATAGGCATTTTGCTTTTAGGATCGGTTATATATTATGCATCACCAAGTAAATCTGCTTCAAACGAAGGTAAAATCAGTTTAATTGTAACTGTACCTCCACAAGCTGAATTTGCAGAAAAAATTGGTGGAGATAAAGTTAAAGTAACTGTAATGGTTCCTCCTGGTGCAAATCCCCACACATATGAACCATTACCTGAACAACTTAAAGAAGTAAGCAATGCTCAAATATATGCTCAAGTAGGCTCTGGTATTGAATTTGAAAATGTTTGGATGGAAAAAATAAACAGTATGAATAAAAATATAGTAATTATAAACTGTTCTAACGGAATTACTTTCATATCCAACAATGAAACCAGTTCAGAGCACTCTGAAGGCTTAAAAAATCAGTATGATACGCATGTATGGGTTTCCCCAAAAAATGCCAAGACAATTGTAGAAAACATCTATAAAACTCTTGTTCAAATAGATCCTGCAAATAGGGATTATTACACCTCTAATAAAGACAAATATCTGAAGGAACTAGACAATACTGATAAAAAAATTAATGAATCCATTTCTGGAAACAAAAATAGGATAATAATGGTTTATCATCCCTCATGGGGTTATTTCTGCAGAGATTATGGTCTTACCCAAGTAGCTATTGAAAAAAATGGAAAAGAACCTAGCCCACAAGAAATTGCAACTCTAATAGACATTGCCCAGAAAGATAATATAAAAATAATATTTATTTCGCCTCAGTTTAGTAGGAAAAGCGCAGATATGATTGCCTCTGAAATTGGAGGACAAGTAATAGTTATAGATGACATGGATAAAAATTATATATCTAATTTAAATAACGTTGCAGAAGCATTTAAAAAAGCATTGAATTAA
- a CDS encoding thymidylate synthase, which yields MRIFILSSGNYGTRIVNNIAKMNFASSIVGINEIPEDLPEFIDDVEEFVPENLPEADLILSLGLYGDINMILPFVASETGAKSIIVPIHDPKQIPAGLQREIENEIKDAKIVFPKPFCSLKPVGDEYIDKFASVFGKPLLEIKADELIKSVEVKRGAPCGSTWFVAEKLINIPVNEAEFESGKFYHNYPCLASMATDPQVGDTILHLAGYKIKEAVKKELGFAAKSAVVDESICEGGDNCDHICFNVCPNVKIGDKTIVIKENGKVKVDAASCGCCDICVLKCPFGAIEIEENVKLK from the coding sequence ATGCGCATATTTATTCTAAGTTCTGGAAATTATGGAACACGAATTGTAAATAATATTGCTAAAATGAACTTTGCTTCATCAATAGTAGGTATAAATGAAATTCCTGAAGATTTACCTGAATTCATTGATGATGTAGAAGAATTTGTTCCTGAAAACCTTCCTGAAGCAGATTTAATACTTTCTTTAGGATTATATGGAGATATAAATATGATTTTACCATTTGTTGCATCTGAAACTGGAGCAAAATCAATTATTGTTCCCATACATGATCCTAAACAAATTCCTGCTGGTCTTCAAAGAGAAATAGAAAATGAAATTAAAGATGCTAAAATTGTGTTTCCAAAACCTTTCTGCTCACTTAAACCCGTTGGAGATGAATATATAGATAAATTTGCTTCAGTTTTTGGTAAACCATTGCTTGAAATTAAAGCAGATGAACTTATAAAAAGCGTTGAAGTTAAAAGAGGCGCTCCCTGCGGTTCAACATGGTTTGTAGCAGAAAAGTTAATAAATATCCCTGTAAACGAAGCAGAATTTGAATCAGGTAAATTTTATCATAATTATCCATGTTTAGCTTCTATGGCTACAGATCCTCAAGTAGGAGATACTATACTTCACCTTGCAGGTTATAAAATAAAGGAAGCTGTAAAAAAAGAGCTTGGATTTGCAGCAAAATCTGCAGTTGTAGATGAAAGTATATGTGAAGGTGGCGATAATTGCGACCACATATGTTTTAATGTGTGCCCTAATGTAAAAATAGGGGATAAAACAATTGTAATAAAAGAAAATGGGAAAGTTAAAGTTGATGCAGCATCTTGTGGGTGCTGCGATATATGTGTTTTAAAATGTCCATTTGGAGCAATTGAAATTGAGGAAAATGTTAAATTAAAATAA
- the cobM gene encoding precorrin-4 C(11)-methyltransferase, with the protein MEGKVIFIGAGPGDPELLTIKGKNALEISEIIIYAGSLVNKEILSYAKENTEIYNSASMNLDEILSIMEKETSNGKIIARVHTGDPSIYGAIGEQIQFLRDKNIHFEIIPGVSSLFATAAALESELTLPEVSQTVIITRPEGRTPKPQLEAISNLAEHNATMCIFLGVHMIKEVVGDLLSHYSPDTPVAVVKKASWHDEMIIKGTLENIADKVREAKIEKTAMIVVGKVLDPGNITPSKLYDSKFTHEYRKAI; encoded by the coding sequence ATGGAAGGAAAAGTAATATTTATAGGTGCAGGGCCTGGAGACCCTGAACTTTTAACAATAAAGGGTAAAAATGCATTAGAAATATCTGAAATTATCATTTATGCCGGATCACTTGTTAATAAAGAAATTTTAAGTTATGCTAAAGAAAATACAGAAATTTACAACAGTGCTTCCATGAATCTTGATGAGATATTAAGTATAATGGAAAAAGAAACATCTAACGGGAAAATTATTGCAAGAGTGCACACTGGTGATCCATCCATATATGGGGCAATTGGTGAGCAGATACAATTTTTAAGGGATAAAAACATCCATTTTGAAATAATTCCTGGTGTTAGTTCATTATTTGCAACTGCTGCTGCACTTGAATCTGAATTAACTTTACCTGAAGTTTCTCAAACTGTCATTATAACAAGACCTGAAGGTAGAACCCCTAAACCCCAATTAGAAGCTATTTCTAATCTTGCAGAACATAATGCAACCATGTGTATATTTTTAGGAGTTCATATGATAAAAGAGGTTGTTGGTGATCTTTTAAGCCATTATTCTCCAGATACACCTGTTGCAGTTGTTAAAAAAGCTTCATGGCATGATGAGATGATTATTAAAGGAACATTAGAAAATATTGCAGATAAGGTTAGGGAAGCAAAAATAGAAAAAACAGCAATGATTGTGGTAGGTAAAGTTCTTGATCCTGGAAATATTACTCCATCCAAGCTTTATGACTCTAAATTCACTCATGAATACCGTAAAGCAATTTAA